The Lytechinus pictus isolate F3 Inbred chromosome 8, Lp3.0, whole genome shotgun sequence nucleotide sequence aatttgtCTTTTGCTAAAAAccattattcataaaaaaagagaatgtaattgtaattgtttaaattaATGATAGCGGATATTGGATGTTTTCTTTCGAAAATATAAAGATTTAATCAGTAATTTGTTTGTGTTGATTGATAAGTGGTTTTCTTGTGTTTGAAATTATAAAGCAAGGTAGTATGGTAATAGAGTGAAGAGAGAAGAAATTTGCGTACTGTTAGGCCATTATGAGATTATCTCATGTTGCTGGGTTGTTAAAACCTTTTACatctcaaaattaaaaacagcGTAGAAAAAAAGCTGTATTTTAGAAATATGGCAATGTTGGCAACctaatattgtctttaaaaaaagtcttttaattCCTGGAGATAACTCTTTCGAGGCAACAGAAGGTTGCTACTTATGTCTTAACTCCAAAATCTAACTTTTTCTGAGTCACCTcatttgtatttcaattttgagaAATATCGGTTATAAAACTGCCATATTTCTTGTATAGGACTGATAGTAAAATCTTGTCTTGTATTGGGCCAATACAATGATGTCTAAAATAATTGCATAAGTTAATTGGATAGTGTATGGAATTTGATTCCAGTTCAATTTCTCATCCAAAGGATACTTGAGAAAGAgaagtgagaaagagagaagtgaGGGGAGCAAAGGGGAAGGGTGACAGGGGGAAGAAGAAAATGAGGATTAgagtgggaagggggggggggcatgggaggAGGTGGAGAAGAGAGATACAAAATAAAGAGAGGGAGATCTGGGAGAGGTGAGAGAGGATCAAGGGAGATTAGAGATATGGATGAGTGGATTGTTAGAAGAAGGGTAAATGGGCAGTCATCCCTGCCCCCTATATCTGCATCCCCGATTATCTCATcaccattataatcatcacccTCAtgattcatcattatcatcaccaccaccatcatcagcatacatgtatcacCATGTCTGTTTATCTGTATacactttcctatatttttcCATTCGTACTGCGAACATTCTTTAACTTTACTAGAATAGGGGTATTATCTATGTGACTTTGTAATCTGGGAAGTTCTCATGATGTTACGCGATCTTTGGCATCTGTATCTATTAGGACCAAATTTGTAATGCCCATGTACATCATGGTTCCATACATGAATAGAATGGCACATCAAGTTCCAAGGCTCAAACAAACAACAATATAAGATCATTATAGATTTTATGTTGCTTTTGTAgctttattttacaaatttccaaTTTTGGCAGTTACAAAACAGACACACTCCACATCacaatactttttttattaaacaggTATGTACgattgaggccaaaagtttacatacacccatggaattcagtgaaatttgttggcttgccaaacatcgtaaaatgTACTagatcttcagaaatataaatactaccatgacgaatttggtatcaaattatagTGTATTAAGCTCTTTAACATGATTGGGATGCCGTTGGGATTAAAGTacatttcaggtggaattttctttgaagaaaaaaaatgtaatattcgtGCAAAAaagtattctattgtttgttattatattttcgaacatcgtttcatagaaatatataaatgtcaaatctatgatttatactccattttctatcatgatatgtcaccacagAACAAAAAAAGtctaatctgaaatgtttgtgttgagaactagcaaaaatatgaaatgattttgtcaagtttttaatttgtctaaaatatgaagattttttggggaaaatgacacctaaatatttttcagctcctgatgacaaagcaatgtgatgaaggggcatgatatactcatttgtttgatatcaaattcgtcatgatagcacaaatattttttataagatatagtaaatttatgacgtttggcaagtgtcaactctTCTTTGactttcctgggtgtatgtaaactactggccttaaaggggaatccaacccaaataaaaacttatttttataagaaaaagaaaaatcagacaagttgataggtgaaagtttgaacaatattggacaaacaacaagaaagttatgaatttttaaaagttgtaaatattggtaatcactatacccatggagacttcaaattggccgcatatgggatgtcatagtgatgtaaggcaaggactactcttccatgtactccaatacatattatggctaaaatgtcatttttcccaaaagttttatttcaaattacatttttctttcatgaggatataaaacaatatactacctgggttatatttagattactgccccaggggaattggtacttaggagaaaaccacaaatccctgataataaagtacatggcctatgggaaagttgtccttgcccttgtcataatttacttacccagttgccaattttaaatctacatactattaatgatctcaattttaaagcagctataactttcttattgcttgtccgatttctttcaaactttcaccattctgttcaatttatttttttccttcccaacacaacattttatggccaaggctggattcccctttaactgtaTTATGCTGTATGCTAACAAACACTAAAGAGCaaaaaattaaaggacaagtgcacccgaaaaaagttgattcaaataaaaagagaaaaatccaacaagcataacactgaaaatttcatcaaaatctgatggaaaataagaaagttatgacgtttttaagtcttgcttaatttcacataatagttatatgcacatccccgtcggtatgcaaatgagggaactggtgacatcactcactcactttttcttttctatttcattatatgaaatattctaattttctcctcattgtcctgtgaaaaaaagttttatttttgcctgaacatgtggaattaccattgtttaacattatatggttcagtcaagttggtccttaatgtcttgaaataatgtataaatcaaacaataaaaaacaaaagaaatagtgagtgaggggcatcatcgaatctcacatttgcatgtaactaaattgtgcatttactattttttttgaaaaataagcgaaagttttaaatgtcataactttcttattttacatccaattttgatgaaattttcagcattatgcttgtctgatttttctctatttattcaaatcaacatttttctggggtggacttcatctttaaaattaaaaatagggGGTATGGGAATATATGCCAATGTATTCTTGATATGCCTATTGGGATAGAGGGCCCAAGCTATGACAGATAATGCATTTATACTAAAGACACTTGCTAGAGAAAGAGTTCTAAATCAGTTTTGTTGAAAGTGCAACATTTGCTATCAGTAATATGTACGGTTCCTTTATGCAACATGCATAGCGAGCAAAGCATACAACATAATGGCATGGTATAAGGGGCCCCCTGGCAAGCTTTTGAATGAGGCCTTTTAATTGGCCCTAAAACTGCTATAATTTAAGTAAACAACATACATAAAGTCTACAAATTCAAcacaattaatgaaaaaatatatatattttattcatttttgttttcaaatccgCTTTCCATGCACACAACATGGCACGTGCATTTCTTATTAAGAAACCTGCATGCGAAAGCAATGACCTAGCTTGTGTCCTTAAATTGGAAAAAACACAAGAAGCGAAATAATCCCTTTACAGAAACTATGATAGTGTACATGTAAGGATCTATCAAAAAATACGATTCTTGAACAAACATAAGGGAATGACCTTCAATTGAAGAGAGCTGCAGTTGCATTGTCAGACAGTCCCAGATCTTCAATAACAAGAGCTTCATGTTGTTTTGGTGAAggacatttcattattttttctttagctCGCTTTTATTGaataaggtaaaaaaaaaaaagattcttgAACAAATGACCGAATGTTCTTCTGTCACATATGGTAGCAGATTGCCGTCGACCTTCAGTAATGAGAGCTCCATGCTGCTTTGGTGAGTGACCTTTCATGATTTTCACTTTTTCATTCTATGATGTCGAAAAATATAattcttgatttaaaaaaaatcatggaataACCTTCTATCAACGCCAGTTACAGTTACATATACAGACTTTGTATGAAGAGAGCTCCATGTTCTGGTGAGTGGTGTACCCAGTATTCATCCGGTATCATTGAGTGTGAGGACAGAAGCAAGTGCCTTGGCATAAGCTGAAATGGAGAAcgaaagtaataaaaaatttgattacATGAGAACTAAAATAGAATCGTAACTActtacttttctttttaaattgcaGATTTCAAATAATATCTACCTAAAAATAGTGAACCAATGAcaatagttacatttatatagtgcttcaTACATAATGTTTTTAATGCTTAACATTGCAATTATTCAATtccattcaatttattcaaattcctTTCAATAAAAACACAAGATACAAtatcagagaaatacataattgGTAACAAAGCAATTAAATATACattaatacaaaatgaaatttgggaGAATGTAAAAGACCGAAACAGCTTGACGAGGCAGACCCCGAGTGCCATCATGGCAATACATACATTGGcatgatgaaacaaaacaaaagaaataaaagactGGATCAAATTGATACTGAATCAACCATATTTATAACTGTCATACCTTTAGGATTCTTATAGAAGATGCAGTTATTAGCACACGTCTCTGGATTGGCATCCCATACAGATGGTCCGCAGGCACACAGGGGCGGAGGAGTGATGCCTAATAACTTGATACGCTCTTTCATCATTGCTCGCAGTGCATGGATAAACCTGTAAATTATTCACACAAAGTCAATTTTAAAAGTAAATTCTACATGTGGCAACAACACAAGAGTTAGAAAAGAAACccaaaatgaccacccaagaaAGTATTTACCCAATGAGTCCATGATTCTACTCTCGGAGAGATGAAAATATTGTACAATGCCTACTTAGCTTGCTGTACacaagcaaatgggaggctgaatgtcaaacattcgtaccattgcacggctttaggaggtgacgtcacaatacgatttaattcattgcgctcaatacgcgtatagcctgctggctaaatgcgcaatgcttcccaaggtcatgtgcgcttgtgggattttgcttttagCTTTCAAtgtttttgctcccttttcatagattactgctgggaaaaactcttgtttttaaaaaatatttttgctaaattccgaggcgttgtacaacacaaatagggaatattcatattcgtgcaatggtgcgagatttcgcattcggtgaaagagacgctctattcaactctgCTAGCGCCTCGTTGAATCTTTCTTTCTTgaatctttctttcacctcatgcgaaaccTTGCatcatcgcactcatgcctatttgctatttgtatactatcatgGCATTTTGTGCCAGATAGACCTGTCATAATCTAAGCCAAATTGATACACAGTCCCAAACATGCTTAAGTGTGTTGGCTTTTTAGCATAGATTCCACTATTTCACAGAAGTTTAGTTTGATAAACTTGGGGAGACCTACAATGATATCGTAACAATTAACCTTCAGTTCACTACAGAATTATTGAGGTATAAAACTAGTATTCATGGTCACAATTTACGCAGTTCAATGGATCCTCTGCTTTTACAGATCCCATCCTTCAAAATGAAAGTAACGCGAGGTGATCGAGCAGTTGCTTGTGCAGCCCCTAAGCTCTGGAATAGCTTACCCCTGGAAGTTAGGGAAGCACCATTCGTAAACAACTTTAAATAAAAGCTCAAAACACATCTATCTAATCAATAACAAGCTTTTTAGGAGTCCTAAATAGCACAGTAGAATATATACTTTATGGAATAGTTTCTGCGctctataaatttatatatcattattattatttaaaaaaaatgattgcttactgcaactactttagTTTAGATTAATTCCAAAGTCCTGTACAATAATCCTGCTTTTGATGCCATCCAAGAATATTTACAtgactttttaatttcttcttcaGTTGGTTTATAaacatatctacatgtagatgttggTTGAAAGTTATAGCTGATAtaaaattgttcattttgagTCTGCAATATGATGAAACAGCAGTAGGTGACAGCGCCGTTACCAATGTTATCATGCTGTCATGAACATAAATTCCCCATGAAAACTGAAGCTTGACAGTCTACTCAATCTCAACCGCTACAACCATACCTCTTTgtttctttattcttttgtcTGAGTCTAGTCTGTATCCTGTGAATTTCTTCAGTTTCTTCTGCTTCTCTCTGTTTCCTATCGTAGTCTGTCTCTCTCATGATGTCAGGTGGGTGACTCATCAGATGTGATTGGTGCTCTACCTCATGTCTCTCCTGCTCCTTGGCTTTCTTCAACCtgcaaaataaaattcaaaagttgtaTTGCCACACGTGCCTATAATCATGCCTATAATCCAAGCTAGATGGTGGGGGGAGgggtagtctgctgtgcaaacccttcactcgagtaaagggtctgaattgcagcctactcatgcgttgtgtactgaaggccctcctgaattgaaacagcaagttttgtatgtgctagtctttgtgtggagacacactcgttgatcaaagtttcaatcagggtctgggCCTGCAGactagtggggggggggtcagatgCAGGAAAATTTGATGCAGGATTTTAAATCAGCATCAGAAATATACTACGAGGGCGACTTTGCCCTCATGACAGCCAAAATTGCCCTAAAATTCTCATAATGGAATGCTTAAGGCAAACATCTTTCCTTAAGTCCCCCAAGATTAGTCACAAACTATATAGACCTTATGCCCATGACGTCATATTCTCAGTGTCGTCCCttagaggatataggaatatgtGTAAATGGAGTTATCAGTGATGCAGCAGCAGCAAATCACCAATGCATGCAGGGAAATTGCATCAGCTTCTGAGATGGCAGCGTGATGTGAATGCATAAGGTCTATATTCAAGATTAAATGTTTCCTCAATAACCCAGAAGCAACATACCAGGATCATGCAAATcagggctccgtcttacaaagagttacgattaatccgatcaacctcaactatatggaaatctatctacatgtatgtcacataTTTGTCTACTGTACAGGaaattgcaaaatgtcctttgaaaacaaagagaagcacactgaatttttaagaaaatgatggatgtatgaaaatatgtcatatCTAGAATATATTATGAACATGCATTTaagatgttgactttgctggctttccctagttgtgattgattggatcaattgcaactctttgtaagacaggacccTGTTTTACTACAAACTGCCTGAAATTAGGCTCGATTATGTTAACACACAATGTGCACTGAACAATGAACAATATCAAGCCAGAATAGGactgggagtgtttcatgaaacaaagtCAGTGATTTCCAGCGAAAAACTAGCTctgaaccaatcagatgcattgatttcagtagcttataactatttgtttcatgaaatgctcccctgaaaTCAGGCAAAAGCCTTGAAGACTGGCATCACTATACTTACTCCTGCATCTTCTTgtgatgtgttttttttctcatgttCTCTCTGACTTGTTCTCTTTCTATGTCCATGTAGAGTCTCCTGTACATTGAGAACTGCATACCATGCTGCcataaagaaaagagaaaagtaaagtTAGTTCACCAAAATAAGGATACAAACCCTCTCGTAATCTTCGTTCAATCACTGACACATGCAGACTTTACATTCCCTTGTCAAAACTCTCCTCTGACGAAAAGTTTTGCTGTAGCAGCTGCCAAGACTTGGAATGCCATCCCTCTTCCAATAAGAAATGCTTCCAGTATTCTTAGCTTCAAATCTTCCCTTAAGACATAcctttttcctcaataattaatttccctttttatcttgaatattgtgGTTAGTATTGCAAatgttaaattattttcatacattgtacgcgctatggtactttttgtttttagcgcctctaaatatccattattattattattattattaaaatatatttcagttcAAGGAAATTATCAATCAACTTTTGGTCGAAAATCAAACCACAATTATGAGTACAGTACATTATAAATATGGTAGAGTAGTTAGAGTCTGCATGTATTCTTGGGACCACAAAAATTTGTACGTTGGACtccagggttgggctcaattacaaaGTAAATGATCAATAACGTAATTAATTAAATTTTTAGAGTAATTGttattgtatttgaaattttgaaagggaaagtaattgtaattgaaaaaaaaatgtagttgaCTTCAATTAATGTCAATTACTTTCAATTACATTAAAttactttacaataaaattACTTAATGTATGATTTAATCTAATGACCTTTTTTCATGTTAACTGCTTCAGCATCAAAGAGTGTAATAAGCAGAATACGCGCTCTTTAACAGAAACCATCTTGTCAGTCTCTCTGTAACTTAGAATTATATTGAAATAGGTGGTGCTAGTACATACAGAATACAAActgatttcatgtacatgtatgacttttATAGAAAGTAATTCTAATTATAAttgacaattgaaaaaaaattaattttattgaaaattaattgtaattaaacatttcttcaattacgtaattgcaattgtaattgaaaaaagtaattgagcTCAACCCTGTTGGACTCGGTGAAATGCAACAAACAACTGTTTTGCACGTTATAGTCTGAAAACATGCTTCTTGTGGAAGGTCTAAAGCGGCATCATGTCAAAAAAGAGGGGACGGGTCATCATGTGCCCCTTTGCCCCCTGGACTGGATCCGTGCCTGTTTAAGAAAACCGAATAAGTGAAAACCTTGCGCACTGCAGTGCTAATGGTTTAGCAATGACCCCCCATCGCAGTAACATGTAACCCTCACCTGTCTTCTAAGCTCTTCAGCTACCACACCTGGGTTGACCTCTGGCACATGACCCTTGACCCCATCAGCCATTATgacatgacctttgacatctCCACCACCATTGTAATGGCTGTAAGGTATATCTTCCTGTGGATCAACTCTGAGGTTTGTCGAGTCAGTCTCAGGGTGAAGACCCTGAAGGTCACCCATGTCTTCTTGGTCCCCGTGTCCATGGTAATGACCTTCGACCCTTGAACTTTGCTGAGGTGACCTCTGAAGTCTGGGGGCAAAGGTCACATGCTTGGACTTTGCAACCTCTCCTGCTTCTCTGATCTGGTGGTGTGGGTCACTCCCACTGCTCTCATCATAGAGTCCTTCTTCTATGGCGTCATGGACAAGTCTTTTATCGCTCTCAGTGGTTGCAGTCGTCTCAAGGTCAGCGACCCAAGATGTAGAATCCGTTGGATTGCCATCAGCTTCCTTCAAATAGGATGTTTCCCATATACCACCTGGAACAGTATGATGATCAATCTGCAATATAATGAAagccaaaaagaagaaaattgagaaatgggATACAACTGACTTTCTCACGTGAACTGTATTAGTAAAAGATTGAACACCAAGAACTGATTctctatttcattaaaaaatgtaactTTACCAGCACAAACTATGTGAAGAATTGCCATTGACAAAAATCTTATTTCAAgcaatacctacatgtacatggctttTCTAAAAGGTCGACTTTGTACATGCAATTCTTGTTACCTTTGCAAACACCCGAGGACCGTATTACAAATGTTTTCAGCACTAACtgaattgtcagatctgacaatttcaGAGATATCCTTTGACTGACTGAGAATCACTGGTCATCTACTGTTAACAAGTATGGTAGCAAGTCAGAGAATGGCAGCTTGTCTATATTGACAACTTTCACTGCACTGCCAAGGGCTCTGTCATCCACAATAATCAATGGAATCAATAAGGaaatcaggtgggtgtttcaaaaagctgtttgtaagttaagagcgactctAAGAACGACTGGAGATCCTTTCTTTTGGCGATCCTTTCTTCTGGTACGCACCATTGGCGATTGTTTAGCgagtaagaaaggatcacctgtcgttcttaaagttgctcttaacttacgaacagctttatgaaacggccccctgctCCATGATCAAttgttttttcttatgttacGGGGCCCGTTTAATAAAGCTGTTTtgtaagagcgactttaaaaagGACTGGCAAACCTTTGCTAAACCATAGCCAATtaacatttaccacaagaaaggatcactagtcGTTCCTAAGTTACaaacagcttaatgaaacaccGACCTGGTTTGAATGCATGTGGAAATATAGAGTATGCGAGTATTGACCACTTCTATTGAATCAAAATATTCTTCATACTGTACTTGTCATACCTTAACAAtaatagcgcatatcactgccaaatgcgtccctttTGAAGGAAACAGTATGAGCATTTTTTACCTTAGGCTTGATTGCCAGCTGTTTGGCAGCCAAATCACGCTTAGCCTTCTGCACCAGTCTCCTTGTCATTCCAGCCTGTTCTCTGACCTGCTGCCCAACAGCCAGTCCCCTATCACCTTGTCCATCACTCCCCCAGGCCTCTGGGGTCGGCTTGGGAGCATCCCGACCTATGGCATGGGGCTCGCTATTCTGGTAGATACAAGTGTCTTTGCGATGAGAGAGAATGTTGGCCGAGGGTGTAGTGCGGTGGACGACTCGACCTTGCAAATTCACCTTAGTGAGAGGAATATGAAAGATAGGGaaacaattttcaattcaatttcgtTTACATATCCACAAtccaacatgtacatgtactgcatATCACATCTTTTTTTAGTCATCATTCAGTTGTACATGAGacttttaatttaataaatatcaattatcattCAATCAATATCATTACCATCTTAAGCAATGATTCCTAATTTCAAAAAGTAAATGACCAAATCCACTTTTTCTTTACTCCTCAAATCATCAAGGTAAGCTTTACTGAAAGTGATCTGGTAAAACTTTATTACCGCCAAGGGTAACGGGTTataggagaaaataaaaatggcaaaTTCCTGCCATCATTTTTGTATACCTTGTATGGtttcttcaaactttcaccgctctgtttttattatttttgcctTAAAATTATAAGTTAATCAACTCAATTTATTGCCAAGGTTGGATTCTGTTCTAAGATGGCAAATACAGAAGGatcctaaattaaaaaaaccaaaaacaaaacacTTACCGCTTGAAAAGACTCTTGGAGTTGTTTCTGTTTCTTAATCCGTTGCAGTTCCCTGACCCTTGACCTTACTTCCTGTCTGAATTTTGCAAGCTTCGCTTCTTTCTCTGCTTGTAGCAAATGCAGACGTTCTTCCTCATATTGGGCTGACACCTACCAGGGGacacaaaatgtacaaaataaaaaagatgaaaaaaaaaattcaaatggtCACGAGATTAGGATGTGCAGGTAGCaatcaaaggaaaaaaatggaCATGACATTTTCTCCCAAACAGAAAAGTGAGCACAAGCGTGGAGTGCAAGCATAATATTATTCTATAGGTCTAAAGTTAAGTAACCTGAAagttcaattttcaattcattttt carries:
- the LOC129266445 gene encoding uncharacterized protein LOC129266445, which translates into the protein MNSKVYRPKNSKFHRQTQRILDRRPNEIVPVGAWVEHCPQNDNDAFPAVVSAQYEEERLHLLQAEKEAKLAKFRQEVRSRVRELQRIKKQKQLQESFQAVNLQGRVVHRTTPSANILSHRKDTCIYQNSEPHAIGRDAPKPTPEAWGSDGQGDRGLAVGQQVREQAGMTRRLVQKAKRDLAAKQLAIKPKIDHHTVPGGIWETSYLKEADGNPTDSTSWVADLETTATTESDKRLVHDAIEEGLYDESSGSDPHHQIREAGEVAKSKHVTFAPRLQRSPQQSSRVEGHYHGHGDQEDMGDLQGLHPETDSTNLRVDPQEDIPYSHYNGGGDVKGHVIMADGVKGHVPEVNPGVVAEELRRQHGMQFSMYRRLYMDIEREQVRENMRKKTHHKKMQELKKAKEQERHEVEHQSHLMSHPPDIMRETDYDRKQREAEETEEIHRIQTRLRQKNKETKRFIHALRAMMKERIKLLGITPPPLCACGPSVWDANPETCANNCIFYKNPKAYAKALASVLTLNDTG